The region ctatctacccatgttctacccaacatattagtagataaaaatatatatttttatacgtagtttaaaacctgtatatcattttcattcaatatatattccacataacagatgaggcataccacataacacttattccatagaaaacaattcagatctatgagatagaataaagtgaatatccattcacgcatacaatcacaaaatatacacataacaagtatatcatataaattacttcatagttactcgttagaagaaagtagctataccctcacacctataaaccacaatttacttaatacactcaaaccgcacttgtattattatcgtgtttatgaaaggtagtatacactcacttgatcagaagacgatcggacagcactacgacttgcagaagtagtaatccacagcagatctggaagatctcctcaaaaatcgaacttctcgcgggcagagcttcggctcaggaaccgcacttctcgggatcttcgggatctcgggacttgcctcggggctagagtatgataccggggcttcggggtggctTCGGGGGTAAAAATGCAGAACTTCGGCAcaaagatgagaagaaatgagcaaataaaccctgaaccctcgcatcctatttatagtgaaaatatctgatgtactcgccgagtaggggacacctactcgctgagttggtccatactcgccgagtaggggacacctactcgccgagttggtccatgtggcggctttctggtggtgccacgtgtcaaattccgggtggtgccacgtcacccctatcgcgtgttagccttcgaacttagaaaaatcataactttcgcatacgagctccgtttttgacgttctttatatccacgcgtagctaaaatcaagatctacaactttcgtttagactccgtcggctaaatcttgaccgatctcaaatttaacagtaggaggcgtttagactgttaaatgaccgcgaagaattcgtaactccttcatacgaactccgttttcgtccatatttttaccgttgagttcctattaatgagaccttcaactctcatttaggtcgcgtaagccaaaaaccggtcgaactaaaattcgagttttgggtcgtgcactgctaagccgaatcttagaaaaatcataacttcctcatacgaagtcagatttgggcgttctttttattgacgctcttatcttaacatattctacaacttttgtttagattgataaggctaaatctcgctctatcttaaattcactatttacgcttcccggtgccgtgccggttttgccgtaaaacttcgacaggtcataacttcttcgttatgactcggatttcggcattctttatatcttcggaatccttgtttcgaccaatacaactttatccaatgatatcaagtttattttaaacttaaatttcgacgcttatttttattcttaattaatcaacccacataattaagcaattaagcacaaaacacataatactcaaataatacattattatcatttcaaattgggttacaaaggttaacctagactattacattgctaaaaatggcaagcccggaaacacaggcgttacaattatcccaTTTATTATCTTTGCCTTCCTACTGTCCTCCAAGGCTTGAACGAGGTTTGGGTAATTGTGATACTGTTAGACCACCATTAGAACATGAATCTTGCTCACTAGATTTTCGACCATCGttggattttaaaatttttgatgtTGCTTGGATCTTTATCGCCTTAGGCTTAAGGGAGTGGCCTCGCCATCCCTCTCGTTACAACCATCGCCATGAGTTTCTATAGCACCCCCTATGACTCAACAGGAGACTCGCTAGCAATGGCTCGTTACACCCACAACgagaagagagaggagagaaggaggGAATGTGACTTCTGATTGGtcctttttctttatttcttcttttgattttttcttttttaaaaattcAAGCCGTTTCATTGGTCCTTTTTTATttggtttattatttttttttttctaaatctaAATGTATATGTGATTAAGATAAAAGCTTAGGTGGAagttaaaataaaatatgatatgaCAATATGTTTAGCATGTACTAGGAGTGTTACTACTCCTAATAAGTAGTTTTCTTTTGATTTTATAGAAAACTACTAAGCATCAAACTAAATACTATATAATCATATTTCTCATATTGAACTTGAGGTCTCACCAtcaataaaaacataataaattacATAAAAGGTCTCTCATTATGATATTTGAACCACATTTTTACCCTTGTaccgtttatttttttttattttattttacatattatttatttatttaaatattaaatagaaAGGTCACGCCAAGCCTACTCCTATGGTCAACATTACcttctttattatatttgtcttcCTACTGACCTCCTAAGGCTTGAACTAGGTTTGGGTTTCTGTGATGCTATCAACCCACCATTGGAACATGGATCCTGCTCATTGAATTTTCGACCACTGttggattttgaaaattttgatgttGCTTGGATCTTTATGGCCTTATGCCGTTGATAGCCTTTCCTTGTTGCATAGTAGGCTTGCATTTTCTCAAAACCTTTCCTTCAATCTCTTCTTTAGACTGCACTTGTAACAtggaaaaagaaaaatgaaaactcAAATTGTTCCAAATTTGCAATCATCTTCATTATGTTTAAATAATTTTATCTAATGAGAACACATGTAAACCCTTAATATAACTAatgttgtagaactcgttacttggtacctgttcggccgactaccgagtagcgagtattCAGGAGTACTCGAGGAGTACCttggattcggtaattcatgtaaaatatttttagggaacttatatatgtcaaaatcataagttaaaatcttaagttgattgaaatatataacaaaattttatatatatatatatatatatatatatatatatatatatatatatatatatatatatatatatatatgtgaatacacaaaaactaaaaaacacATAATAGTCGCACTTCATGAATAATAACtgaaaaataaagatatatatatatatatatatatatatatatatatatatatatatatatatatatatatagtaataatcacatgcgtgtgtgttaaataataaatcgttAAGTACATTATACATATTAATTACTGAGTTGATCGGGTTTTACAACACTGCTCAGTTTAGTAAGGAGCCGATCAGGGAGTACTCGGGATTTTGTAGCACGCCTTGGTAAGGAGCTGAGTAGCGAGTATTTGGAGGTGTAGTcggctaactcggcgagttttacaacactgctaatgaccaaaaaccataaaaatggACTTGAAAGTTAGCGATTTCTCGACGAGTTCATTTGGTTCCACAGTTAATGGAATCCTTATTGTAATGAGTGATTTCATTTTTCTATTCTAGGTTTATGTAACCGTGGGTTTTCGATGATAGTTATGATTTTGGTTTCCCTTGATTTAATTTAGAGAAATTGCAAATTTAACCAATTTTGCTAATTAATTTGCAGTTAATAGCCAAAAAAACTCAAGGTTACAAAAATAACCACTAAAGTCGCAGATGGGTTAAGCCTATCTACAATTTGACCTTCCTATCTGCGAACGTACAAGTTGCTAATGCATGGTTGTGCATCGggacttgtacattcgcagatggatTAGTTCATCTACTACCACCTGCTATTTTGCCTTTTTTTCAAGGTATAAATAccttaaaaaaaatgaaacactCATTTTTCTTGACTTTTATTGGAGAAAACTCTTTCTAGGGAGCTATAGAAATAATAATCCATACTAAAATAATTGAAATAGTAATAATTGATGTAATTAGCTATATTTCAACATAACGAGATATATATACAATtgtaatatgtcatcaacatgaTGAATGCATAAAAATTATCTGTGAATATATGTCATTTTTTTAATAACAGTCTTATTAAACTATAAcaaacaaaatacaaaaaattaaTTCTTTCCCGTCCATACCAGCAGCTCCCATTTTCTCCCTCCATCTCATGGATGTCATGTTAAGGGTCATAGAAGTTGTCCTCTTATTTAATCTTTGGCAAATATTCACACAAACAGTCTCGTCTGATTTAAGCTTTTGCAAATAATACAATAAGCATATATAATGATCTTGATAGACATACAATTCCTTACATTCGGGTTTCTACTAGCTATTGAGCTATAGTTAATGTGCATTcaatattttgtaacttgaaaaaaaaagtaaaaaaaaaatctagaaaTACAAATATGTATAATGTATACACTTAATAACCGCCTAAGAGAGAGTGTTCCCCACCAAAAATCTAGAAAAATAACtgttacaaattttttttttaaggtTTTTATACCTTGAAAAAGGCAAAATCGCAGTCCATCTACAAACGTACAATTCACTGATGTCCAACCATATTTTAGCAACTTGTATATTCGTAAATAAAAATGTCAAATTGCAGATGAACTTAATTCACTTGCGATTTTAGTGACTATTTTTGTACCGTTGGGATTTTTTTGCTATTATCTGCAAAGTTAACAAAAATTGCTAAATTTACAATTTTCTCTTTAATTTATCTGTTAAAGGAATCTTCAATTGATTTGATTTCCCTGCCAATGCTAACGTTTATTTACATTTTATAGtaacatttcataaaataaataaatgacatTAGAAGAGAATAGTTATTATATGTGGTAATGTGGATCAAAGACCAAGACTAAAACCGCATgaaaataaaaccatttgaacCAAAATTGATGATTGACTATGTAATAAGAACCATTTttataatttactctaaattcTACGACAAAACTCCTTCAGTCAAATTTGCATCAACCAAATTCGTACGAGATAAGTGTAATATGTCATCAATACCAAATTCATTTACTTTTCTAGAAACTTTGAATATGATTCATCATGTAACAATTTTTATAATTATCTAGAAAGAGCAACGAAAATTGAAAAATGGAAAAGCCAAGTCTTCAGTCTTCACCATTTTACACGTAAGCCAACGTAGTCAATGAGCACTAACTTTTTACCAACTATAAAACTAAAATCAAAATCCGCCATTGGAGCATACACCACCATCTTCAACAATGGAAGTATCTTATCTATATGTTTCCTTTTTACTACTTCTAGGTTCCTACCTCTTCACATCCCTCTTTCGTCGAAAATTCTCCAACCTCCCGCCCACTGTCTTCCCGTCACTCCCCGTAATCGGCCACCTCTACCTTCTGAAACCACCACTGTACAGAACCTTGGCAAAAATCTCCGACAAATATGGCCCCATTGTCCGCCTCCAATTGGGCTTCCGCCCTGTCGTAGTGATCTCCTCCCCTTCCCTGGTCGAAGAATGCTTCACCAAGAATGACGTCATCCTCGCCAACCGCCCTCGGATGCTATTCGGGAAGATCATCGGTGTCAACTACACTAGTTTAGCCTGGGCGCCCTACGGCGACAACTGGCGCAACCTCCGCCGCATAGCATCCATCGAGATCCTATCAATCCATCGTCTGAACGAATTCCACGATATACGAGCCGAAGAAGGAAGGTCGCTGATCCGTAAGCTAGCGTCCAGTTCTTCTCCGGTGACTATGAAAAATTTATTCTATGAGTTGACTTTGAATGTGATGATGAGGATGATCGCCGGGAAGAGGTATTTCGGTGGTGATAATCCGGTGTTGGAGCAAGAAGGAATACGATTCAGGGAAATGCTACACGAAACCTTTATACTCGCAGGAGCTTCCAACGTCGGAGATTACTTGCCAATTTTAAGTTGGTTTGGAGTGAAGGGACTGGAGAAGAGGTTGATCGCGTTGCAGGAGAAAAGGGATGTTTTCTTTCAAGGAATTATCGATGAACTTCGCAAATCAAAAGGAAGTGATCAAACCGGAAACAAAAGGAAGACAATGATCGAAGTATTGTTATCACTACAAGAATCCGATCCCGAATACTACACTGATGCATTGATCCGAAGCTTTGTGCTTGTAAGATCAATATAATTTATCAGATAACTATCGTTTCTTGTTTCTTGATTTCTTAGAAATCTGATTATCGTACCTTTCTGTGATCAGGTTTTATTAGCAGCTGGGAGTGATACTTCAGCGGGAACCATGGAATGGACCATGTCCCTTCTACTAAACCACCCAGAAGTTCTAAAAAAGGCACAAAAAGAGATCGATCATGTTGTGGGAAATGATCGTCTTGTTGATGAATCAGACATATCAAATCTACCTTACCTTCGTTGTATCATAAACGAGACCCTTCGACTGAAACCTCCAGGCCCTTTACTAGTTCCACACGAAGCATCAGAGGATTGTGTGATCGGAGGGTTTAACATCCCCGGTGGGACGATGGTGCTGGTGAATCAATGGGCGATACATCATGACCCGAAGGTCTGGGCCGACCCGGAAACGTACAACCCGGAAAGATTTGAAGGTGTGGAAGGGACAAGAGATGGGTTTAAGCTGCTGCCGTTTGGGTATGGAAGGCGGAGTTGTCCGGGGGAAGGGTTGGCTGTTCGTGTTCTTGGGATGACTTTGGGGATGATGATTCAGTGCTTTGATTGGGAAAGGATTAGTGAAGAAATGGTGGATATGAGTGAAGCTCCTGGGCTTACGATGCCGAAGGCTGTTCCATTAGTCGCCAAATGTAAACCACGTCTACAGATGGAGAATCTGTTGTCGCAGTTGTAATTAAGTGGATTGTTTATTGCTTCGACACTTTTTCACATACTTTGATACTTATGAGTTATGATCTGCCTTCATGTTACTTTCAACCGGTGGAGTGGGTTTGGATCATATTTTATTATTCGTTTATTCGTTAAAGATCCATACCCGTTAATCACTATCGATATGATTTGTTTATGACCTATCCTAtctagaattttaaaaaataaatttattatttataagttatagATTTATCAATCACCGATACATTGTTTAGTACAGAACGCGAGGAGTTTGATCGTTCAATTTCCACTTCCCATATCTTAATGGTTGAGTTTCAGTCGACTCTCAATGCAAATAGTACAGATTTAGATATGTTAGGGGCACTAAAAATATATCGAATAGTTTTTTTTCAAGTCGGGTCAAAattgtattaattatatgttggGTAATCTTGATGCTTTAAGTCATGTTAATTGGGCTCTTTTGATGGTCATCGTGTAGGGTTTTAGTCGATTTATTTAGTTTTGGATTTGGTCATATGATGGCCAAGTCGAAGGAGAATAATATGGCTTAGTTGCCATTTTCATTGGAACACATACACCtacaagtttttagtttttttccgTTTGTTTTTTAGCT is a window of Lactuca sativa cultivar Salinas chromosome 1, Lsat_Salinas_v11, whole genome shotgun sequence DNA encoding:
- the LOC111889121 gene encoding cytochrome P450 81Q32; the protein is MEVSYLYVSFLLLLGSYLFTSLFRRKFSNLPPTVFPSLPVIGHLYLLKPPLYRTLAKISDKYGPIVRLQLGFRPVVVISSPSLVEECFTKNDVILANRPRMLFGKIIGVNYTSLAWAPYGDNWRNLRRIASIEILSIHRLNEFHDIRAEEGRSLIRKLASSSSPVTMKNLFYELTLNVMMRMIAGKRYFGGDNPVLEQEGIRFREMLHETFILAGASNVGDYLPILSWFGVKGLEKRLIALQEKRDVFFQGIIDELRKSKGSDQTGNKRKTMIEVLLSLQESDPEYYTDALIRSFVLVLLAAGSDTSAGTMEWTMSLLLNHPEVLKKAQKEIDHVVGNDRLVDESDISNLPYLRCIINETLRLKPPGPLLVPHEASEDCVIGGFNIPGGTMVLVNQWAIHHDPKVWADPETYNPERFEGVEGTRDGFKLLPFGYGRRSCPGEGLAVRVLGMTLGMMIQCFDWERISEEMVDMSEAPGLTMPKAVPLVAKCKPRLQMENLLSQL